One window of Salminus brasiliensis chromosome 16, fSalBra1.hap2, whole genome shotgun sequence genomic DNA carries:
- the ier3ip1 gene encoding immediate early response 3-interacting protein 1, with the protein MAFTLYSLIQTAILCTNAIAVLHEERFLSKIGWGADQGIGGFGDEPGIKAQLLNLIRSVRTVMRVPLIIVNTVCIVLLLLFG; encoded by the exons ATGGCGTTTACTCTGTACTCTCTGATTCAAACCGCGATTCTGTGCACGAATGCGATCGCTGTGTTACACGAAGAACGGTTTCTCAGTAAAA TCGGCTGGGGAGCAGATCAAGGTATTGGTGGCTTCGGAGATGAACCAGGAATTAAAGCACAACTTCTAAATCTAATCCGATCTGTCAGGACAGTCATGAGAG TGCCTTTGATAATAGTAAATACAGTCTGCATCGTGTTACTGTTGCTGTTTGGATGA